The genomic segment CCGTGCGTGATCGCGACCCCGCACGGCCATCCGTTCTGGGATGTGGACAGCGTCGATGTCGCGGACTTTCTCGAGCAGCCGTTGGTGAACTATTCGCCGCGGATCTCCCGGCGGGCCCGGTTGCACTGGCAGCTCTCGGGCGAACGCAACGGCGCCGCACCGCGATTCGTCGGCGACCCTGCCGCCACCAATGCGGAAATCACCCTGTCGGCCGGATTGAACAAGGTCGTGATCGCCGGACCGGCCACCCTGGGACACGGGCTGGCCGTGTCGCGATTCCGGGTCGTCGAGCTGCGCGGTGGCCCGACCTGCACGACCTACGTGGTGCGCCGGCGCGACGACACTCGCATGATGCCGGCCACCTTCTGCGATTTCGCGCACCGGATCGCCACCGAACTGCCGTCCGCGCACGAACGGCCGGGCTTCGATCACCTTTCCGCGGCCGACCGCTGAATCGACCCGAATTGTTCGGTCCGCGAGCACGATTCGGGCTCAGGCGGCGGGCCGGAGGCCGTCCATCAAGAGGTTCAGCAGGCGGGCGGCCTTGGCGGCGTGCTCGGGCCGGGGGGCCACGGTGAAGAGGCCGATGAGGGCGGAGGCGATGTCGTCGGCGGTGACGTCGGAGCGGAGGTCGCCGGTGACCGCGCCGGCGTCGAGGATCGTGGTGATGGCCGCCAGCAGCTCGGTCCGGGTCCGCGCATGGGCGATCTCGCCCGCCTCGATCATCGTGAGCAGCGTGTCGAGCATGCCGTTCTTGGTCGCGATCCAGTCCCCGAACAGGTCCATCCAGCGCCGCATCGCCGCGGCCGGGGGCAGTTCGCCGAGCAGTTCGCGAGCGCCGGCGGTCAGCCGCACGACCTGGTCCCGGTAGACCGCGTCGACCAGCGACTCGCGGGTGGGAAAGTGCCGGTAGAGCGTGGCGATGCCCACCCCGGCCTCGCGGGCGATCGCCCGCATCGACGGCTCGGCGTCCGCCGACGCGAATACGCGGGTCGCCACCGCGAGCAACTGATCGCGGTTACGGGTCGCGTCCGCACGGGGCGCGCGCATCTCCACCTCAGCCAAAACGGATCATGCTCCGTTTTGTGTTACCGTCGTCCATGTAAACGGAGCATAGTCCGTTTCGAGGTGCCCAGACCGAGGAGACAGGCGTCCATGCAGGAACAGCGCGATCGACGGCCCGCGGACAGCAGCAGGGCGGTCCGGCTCGAATCCTTCGGCGGCCCCGAGGTGCTGGACATCCGGGAGATTCCCGCGCCGCAGGCCGGTCCGGGACAGGTCCGGGTGCGGGTCACCGCGGCCGGTCTCAATCCGATGGACTGGATCATGACCGCCGACGCGGACACCGCCGCGCGGTTCGGCCTGAGCCTGCCGGCCGGATTCGGGACCGACTACGCGGGCGTGGTCGACCTGGTCGGCGCCGGGGTGACCGGCTTCGCACCCGGCGACCGGGTGTTCGGGAGCGCCCTGTCCCGAGCGGTCGCCGACTTCGTGGTGGTCGACGCGGCCGGGGAGGTCGCGGCCAACGAGGTCCATCACACCCCCGACGGCGTCGACGATCGCACCGCCGCCACCCTCGCGATCGCCGGCCGGACGGCATCGGCCGCCCTCGCCGTGCTCGAGCCCGGCCCGGACGACACCGTGCTGATCGGCGGCGCGGCGGGCGGGGTCGGGGTGTTCGCCGTCCAGCTGGCCCGGATCGCGGGAGCGCGGGTGATCGGCACGGGGTCGGCGGCCTCGGCGGATTTCCTGCGTGAGCTCGGCGCCGAACCGGTCGCCTACGGCGACGGCCTGGCCGACCGGGTCGCCGCCCTCGCCCCCGGCGGCGTCACCGCCGCCGTCGACCTGCACGGGGTCGAGACCGTATACGCCGCAAGGGAACTCGGCGTCGTGGACGGCCGCATCTGCACCGTCGCCGCACAGGTCGACGGCGTGCCCGCGGCCAACGGCGCGAATGCCGCGCCCGGCGCGCTGCCCGAGATCGCCCGCCTGGTCGCGGCGGGCCGGCTCCGGGTGCCGGTCGCGGCGAGCTTCCCGGTCGAGCAGATCCGCCACGCGGCCCGCGTCCAGGCCGACCGGCACGTCCACGGCAAGCTCGTCATCGACCTCTGACCCGGGGCCGTCGCGGCTCAGAGTCCGGCGGCGGTGAGCTGATGATCCACTTCCAGCAGCATCCAGCCGCTGAGCTGGACCGACAGGTCGCGGCTCAGATTCGACGAGGCCGCGGCGGGGGCATGGGTGAGCTCGGGGAAGGCGCGGGGGTGGTCCGGGGCGGGGACCGGGCGGGACCAGTCCATCCCGAACAGCGGCAGGCCGTCCACCTCGGCGCGGTGGTCCCAGGCGGCCCGGGCGGAGGCGTGCACGATGCGGGCGGCGGTGGTGTTGCCCAGGGCCAGCGCCGTTTCGGCCAGATAGCGGGCGAGAATGCCCATGAACAGGCCGGAGTCGTCGGCCGAGGCGCCGGCGATCACCCCGGCGTTCGTCAGGTGGGCCTCGGTGGCGGCGACGAGGTCGGCAGCGCGGTCGTGATGGGCCGGATCACCCGTGCGCACGGCCAATTCGGTTTCCAAGCCGATGGCCACGCCCTGACAGTAGGTGTGGATGGTCCGGTCCACGCGGTTCTCGGGTTCGCGGACGCCGTCGAGGGTCAGGCCGGTGTCGGGGTCGCGCAATCGGGTGTGCAGGAAATCGGCGAGTTGTTCGGCGCGGGGCAGTTCACCGAGGCGGGCCAGCGCGGTGGCGGTCGGGCCGATCGCGGGGGTGTTGTAGAAATGGTCGCCGTGCCGCCACGGCACCGCACCGACGGCCGGATTCCAGCCGGCGAGCAGGGCGGTCCGCAACTCCGCGAGCGGACCGGTGTAGCGCAGGCCGAGCAGCCGTTCGGCGCGTTCGAGGGCCAGTGCCAGCCAGGCCATATCGTCGTAGTACCGGTTGGTCCAGCCGGTGATGTTGCGGGTCCGGATGCCGTTGGCCATGGCGGTGACCCGATGGATCCGCTCGCCGGTGGGTGCGCGGCGCGCGGCGTCCACCGCACAGTCGAGGAGATGGGCCTGCCACCAGTAACACCATTTCAGGAACGACTGGTCGAGCAGGGCCGCGGGCCAGGTGAGGGTGCCGAGTTGCGCCGACGATCGACCCCAGAGGGTGCGGACATGACGTTCGGCGATCGCCTGCTCGGCCAGTTCCGCCCGCTTCACGGGCTCCTCCGGCCCGGCCGACGCGATCGGCGTGATGGCCGCCGCCTGCGTGGGCTGGGCGACCGTGGTGAGCGCGACCGCCGCCCCGGCCGCCCACAGCACACTGCGTCTGCTGATCCGCTGGTCGTGCAGACCCATCCGCTCGGACTCCTCCACTGCGCAACACGGAACCCGTGGAGGACATTCTATCGTGCGACCGGCGTCACAGTGCTGAGAGGATCACCACTGCGACGGTCGCCGCGGACTTCGGTTGTACGTTGAAACAAGCTGTCGCTCAGTCGATCTCGCCGCCGGAATCGCCGCCGGGCCGGATGGTGACGGCGATCTGCCCCCTGGCCCGGTGCCCGAGCATGTGCGTGATCGCGGCGGCGGCCTCGGCGAGCGGATAGGTCCGTTCGATGATCACCTTGACATCGCCGGACGCCAGGAGTGCGGCGAGATCGCGCAGGTTGCCGCGATCGGGGACGCAGGTGACGCTGCGGACATCGGCCGAGCCGAGGCCCATCAGGTGGGCCCGGCCGATTCTCGGCAGGCCGCCGAAGAGGCCGGCGGCATTCCCGATGCTGTTGGGGATGAACGTTCCGGTGGGCGTCAGCAGGGCGGCGTTCGCGGCGGGCGAGTGGTTCAGCACGTTGTCCAGGATCGCGTCGTATCGCTGTGCGCCGCGGGTGTAGTCGTCGCGGGTGTAGTCGACGACCTCGTCGGCGCCCAGCGACCGCACGAATTCGACGTTGCGGGTGCTGCACACGCCGGTGACGTGCGCGCCGAGGGTCTTGGCGATCTGGATCGCGAATGTGCCGACGCCGCCGGAGGCGCCGTTGATCAGGATCCGCTTCCCGGGCCCGGCCCGGCTCACGTCGCGCACCGCGAGCAGCGCCGTGATTCCCGACATCACCGCGGCGCCGGCCTCCTCGAAGGTGAGTTCGGCGGGTTTGGCGATCAGCCGATCGGCCGACGCGAGCGCGAATTCCGCGAAGGTGCCGGGCCGCGATTTCGTGCCCCATTGGGAACCGAACACCTCGTCGCCGATGCGGAGGTCGGTCACATTCTTTCCCGTCGCGGCGACGACGCCCGCGATATCGCTGCCGCGCACCGGCGCCGCCGGGCGCCGCAGCCCGGACTGCAGCCGCAGGAGATAGGGAACACCCTGCACCGCAAGCCAATCCGGGGTGTTCACGCTGGTGGCCCGCATCCGCACCAGGACCTCGTCGTCGCCGGGTACGGGCCGGGCGATCTCGGCCGGGGCCAGTACCTGTTCCGGTGCGCCGTAACGGTTCTGGACGATCGCGGTCATCGCGGTGTCGCGGGCGCTGCCGAGGGCTTTCGTCGATTCCGACACGATTTCCTCCTTCGATGGTTCCTCACCATCGTGGCGATCCGCGCCGGTGCGCACATCGGGCGAGCGGCCCGATCCCGATCGGCCGATACGCCGATGCGGCGGTGGTACTTTCGGCCGATCGGCGTCGCTCAGCGCCGGACCCGGTCGGTCTCGTAGGCCCAGATGACGAGTTCGACCCGATTGCGCACGCCGAGTTTGGCCATCAGGCTCGCGATGTGGGTCTTCACGGTGCTCAGGCTGATGTGCAGTTCCGTGGCGATCTCGCTGTTGGTGCGGCCGCGGGCCACAGCGGCCAGCACGTGCTCCTCCCGTTCGGTCAGTGTGCCGGCCGATCGGTGTTGGGCCGCAGCCGGTTCGGAGCCGACGAAGGCGGCCAGCAGGCGTGCGGTGACACTCGGGGCGATCAGCGCGTCACCGCGCGCGGCGGCGTGCACGGCCTGGGCGAGCAGCACGGGTCCGGCCTCCTTCAGCAGGAATCCGCGCGCCCCCGCCCGCAGCGCGGCGTAGACGTACTCGTCGAGATCGAAGGTGGTGATCACCACCACCGCAAGCGGATCCGCGACCGCCGGACCGGCGAGCCGGCGGGTGGCCTCGATACCGTCCAGGCCGGGCATGCGAATATCGAACAGGCACACGTCGGGCCGTCGTTCCAGGGCGAGCCGGACGGCCTGTTCGCCGTCCGCCGCCGCGCCGATCACCTCGATACCGGGCTGCGCGTCGAGGATCATCGCCAGTCCGGTGCGGACGATCTCCTGGTCGTCGGCGACCAGCACCCGCAGCGCGGGAGCGTTCATCGCGCCGCCCCCTCGCGGGGCAGTACGGCGGTCACGGTCCATCCGCGGCCCGGATCCGGTCCGGCCTCACAGGTACCGCCGAGCAGGACGGCTCGTTCGGCCATGCCGATCAGCCCGTATCCGGGGGATCCGGTCACGAACGCGCGGCCGGGATCACCGTCGTCGCGGACGCGCAGTCGCACCACCGTCTCGTCGGCGTCGATCCGCACCTCGACGCGAGTCGCGTTGCGCGCGTGGCGCATCGCGTTGGTGACCGCTTCCTGGGCCATGCGGTACAGCGCGGTGCCGACGGTCGCGGGCAGATCGCCGATCCCGTCGCCGATCTCGACCGCCACGGCGGGACCGCTACCGGCAAGTCCGGCGAGTCGTTGCAGATCGGCGAGACCCGGAGTGGGAAAACAGTTTTCGTCGTCGTCCGGCCGGTCCCGGCGCAGCGCGCGCACGATCGAGCGCATCTCCGTCAGCGTGCGCGCGGCCTCGGTCTCGATCAGCCGCAGCGCGTCGCCGGCGGCGCCGGAGGTGGACTCCGCGGTCGCGAGCCCGGCCTGCGCGCGGATCGCGATCGCCGACACGTGATGTGCGACGGTGTCGTGCAGGTCGCGGGCCAGCCGTTCCCGCTCGACCAGCTTGATCTGATCGAGTTCACGCACCTTCGCCCGAGCCCGATAGCGGAACGCCGCGCCCAGCGCCACGGTCGAGACCAGCACGAACAATCCGGCGGCGGCGTCGGCGCCGCGCAGATCCGCCGCGACGATCCCGATCCCCGGGCCGGCCACCACCACGACCGAACCCAGCACGATCGCGCGCCCGGACCCCCACCGGTACAACGCGTACGGCAGCAGCAGGACCGCTCCCTCGACAGCGATGTTCGATTGCGCGCCGCCGAGCAGTACCGTCGCCGCGGCCGAGCCGCCGAATGCGAGGGTGATCATCGGCAGCGGCCGGCTACGCCGCCACAACAGCGTCAGCATCATGCCGACGACGACCGGCAGCCAGATCGCCCGGTACGGAACATTGTGCCGCACAGTGCCTTCGACGATCGCCACCGCCACGAGGACCAGCACCAGCAACCGGTCGCGCCACGACCGCGCCGGCACATCCGGCGCGGCGGGCTCGAACCATATCGACCGGAACAGACCACGCACACCCCCATGATGGCCCGCAACGTCCGCCGGCGGAACCGGTGCCGGTCGCGGGCCGCGGCGCCGACGGGATCACCGCGCGGTCCGCCGGGTTCACCGCACAGTAGGGATCGCCGCTCAGTCCCACCACAACTGCCACAGCGGGGCCGCGGTCTGCGGTTTGAGGTTGTCCAGGGTTTCCACCCCTTGGTAGACCGAGTCCGGGCAGTACAGATGATGTTCCAGGGCGACGGTGAGCGCGTCGGGGTCGGTGCGGGGCGGGGCGTCCACCCGCAGCGTGATGGTGTCGAGCCCGAGGGCGAGCAGTTCGGCCCGCCAGTGCCCGGCCCAGCGGTGCAGCATCGCCGCGTGGTCCGCCCCACCGAGGTCGTAGTTGCACGCGCCCCACCAGTTCAGCAGGTACGGCACCAGCCAGGGGGCCGGCGCGGGGACCAGGGTGAGGGCGGCGAACTCGTCGCCGACGACCGCCCAGGCATCGGCCCAGCCGAATCCGGCGTGGTCGAGGTCGTCACTGGTCAGCGGCCGGGGTGAGCGCGGGAAGTCGGCGCCGTCCCGCGTGGCGGCCGTATAGGCGCGGTCCAGCCAGCGCACCCCGTCCCATTCCCCGGGCCCGATCGCCGGTCCGGCGGTGCGCACGGCCTCTTCCAGGCCGTCGAAGGTGCGCGGCTCGGTGAGCACCGGCCACCACCCGGTCCCCGGGAACCAGTCGCGCGCGGCGGTCCACAGGTCGGCGGCCGGATAGCCCGGTTCCACCTCGCCGGACCAGATGGGCTGCCCCGCCACGGTTCTCCCGATCACCCGCATAGCGGGCAGCGGCACGCCCAGCGCGCCGAACACCTGGGCCGGATCGCCCTCGGGTACGGGCACTTCCGCGGTTGCCGACGGGCGATCCGGGCGAAACGGGGGCGCGGGCAGGTCCTCGAACATGTCCGGCATTCAATCAGTGACCACCGACACGGACACATCCCGGGTCGAGTGGGATCGTCGCCGCTCGGATTCGGACCCGCGGGCGTACGACCGCCGCCGCGGCGGCGGCGCGGACTCCGGCGGCACAATTCGCCGGCAACGGCGGCAGACGCCGACTCCGACGCGCCGTACGAGAACGCGCGGTGAACGTTCGACGACCATTCCCCGGCTCGCGGACGAGAACGCGGAGACGGTCACCACCGAACGGTCGGACGGAAATTCGGTGGCCCGAAAAAGAAGGTGGCAAATATTCGCACGGGACGTTTGGACCGGCCCCCGATGGTTACTCGTGCTGCCGCCTCCGCACCTGCCCACCCCTTGTATGCAGCACTGTTCCAGAGCAGGTGAAATGGCTTTACAGAAACGGGTCG from the Nocardia sp. BMG111209 genome contains:
- a CDS encoding TetR/AcrR family transcriptional regulator, with protein sequence MAEVEMRAPRADATRNRDQLLAVATRVFASADAEPSMRAIAREAGVGIATLYRHFPTRESLVDAVYRDQVVRLTAGARELLGELPPAAAMRRWMDLFGDWIATKNGMLDTLLTMIEAGEIAHARTRTELLAAITTILDAGAVTGDLRSDVTADDIASALIGLFTVAPRPEHAAKAARLLNLLMDGLRPAA
- a CDS encoding NADP-dependent oxidoreductase, which produces MQEQRDRRPADSSRAVRLESFGGPEVLDIREIPAPQAGPGQVRVRVTAAGLNPMDWIMTADADTAARFGLSLPAGFGTDYAGVVDLVGAGVTGFAPGDRVFGSALSRAVADFVVVDAAGEVAANEVHHTPDGVDDRTAATLAIAGRTASAALAVLEPGPDDTVLIGGAAGGVGVFAVQLARIAGARVIGTGSAASADFLRELGAEPVAYGDGLADRVAALAPGGVTAAVDLHGVETVYAARELGVVDGRICTVAAQVDGVPAANGANAAPGALPEIARLVAAGRLRVPVAASFPVEQIRHAARVQADRHVHGKLVIDL
- a CDS encoding glycoside hydrolase family 76 protein — translated: MGLHDQRISRRSVLWAAGAAVALTTVAQPTQAAAITPIASAGPEEPVKRAELAEQAIAERHVRTLWGRSSAQLGTLTWPAALLDQSFLKWCYWWQAHLLDCAVDAARRAPTGERIHRVTAMANGIRTRNITGWTNRYYDDMAWLALALERAERLLGLRYTGPLAELRTALLAGWNPAVGAVPWRHGDHFYNTPAIGPTATALARLGELPRAEQLADFLHTRLRDPDTGLTLDGVREPENRVDRTIHTYCQGVAIGLETELAVRTGDPAHHDRAADLVAATEAHLTNAGVIAGASADDSGLFMGILARYLAETALALGNTTAARIVHASARAAWDHRAEVDGLPLFGMDWSRPVPAPDHPRAFPELTHAPAAASSNLSRDLSVQLSGWMLLEVDHQLTAAGL
- a CDS encoding NAD(P)-dependent alcohol dehydrogenase, coding for MSESTKALGSARDTAMTAIVQNRYGAPEQVLAPAEIARPVPGDDEVLVRMRATSVNTPDWLAVQGVPYLLRLQSGLRRPAAPVRGSDIAGVVAATGKNVTDLRIGDEVFGSQWGTKSRPGTFAEFALASADRLIAKPAELTFEEAGAAVMSGITALLAVRDVSRAGPGKRILINGASGGVGTFAIQIAKTLGAHVTGVCSTRNVEFVRSLGADEVVDYTRDDYTRGAQRYDAILDNVLNHSPAANAALLTPTGTFIPNSIGNAAGLFGGLPRIGRAHLMGLGSADVRSVTCVPDRGNLRDLAALLASGDVKVIIERTYPLAEAAAAITHMLGHRARGQIAVTIRPGGDSGGEID
- a CDS encoding response regulator transcription factor — translated: MNAPALRVLVADDQEIVRTGLAMILDAQPGIEVIGAAADGEQAVRLALERRPDVCLFDIRMPGLDGIEATRRLAGPAVADPLAVVVITTFDLDEYVYAALRAGARGFLLKEAGPVLLAQAVHAAARGDALIAPSVTARLLAAFVGSEPAAAQHRSAGTLTEREEHVLAAVARGRTNSEIATELHISLSTVKTHIASLMAKLGVRNRVELVIWAYETDRVRR
- a CDS encoding sensor histidine kinase — its product is MRGLFRSIWFEPAAPDVPARSWRDRLLVLVLVAVAIVEGTVRHNVPYRAIWLPVVVGMMLTLLWRRSRPLPMITLAFGGSAAATVLLGGAQSNIAVEGAVLLLPYALYRWGSGRAIVLGSVVVVAGPGIGIVAADLRGADAAAGLFVLVSTVALGAAFRYRARAKVRELDQIKLVERERLARDLHDTVAHHVSAIAIRAQAGLATAESTSGAAGDALRLIETEAARTLTEMRSIVRALRRDRPDDDENCFPTPGLADLQRLAGLAGSGPAVAVEIGDGIGDLPATVGTALYRMAQEAVTNAMRHARNATRVEVRIDADETVVRLRVRDDGDPGRAFVTGSPGYGLIGMAERAVLLGGTCEAGPDPGRGWTVTAVLPREGAAR
- a CDS encoding DUF4253 domain-containing protein, producing MFEDLPAPPFRPDRPSATAEVPVPEGDPAQVFGALGVPLPAMRVIGRTVAGQPIWSGEVEPGYPAADLWTAARDWFPGTGWWPVLTEPRTFDGLEEAVRTAGPAIGPGEWDGVRWLDRAYTAATRDGADFPRSPRPLTSDDLDHAGFGWADAWAVVGDEFAALTLVPAPAPWLVPYLLNWWGACNYDLGGADHAAMLHRWAGHWRAELLALGLDTITLRVDAPPRTDPDALTVALEHHLYCPDSVYQGVETLDNLKPQTAAPLWQLWWD